Proteins from a single region of Chloroherpeton thalassium ATCC 35110:
- a CDS encoding nuclear transport factor 2 family protein, with translation MSSTLENQIYQAEEQLRLAMLHSDIAMLDALLSPELIFTNHLGQRLGKHDDLAAHKSGLVKINEVDCSEQQILTSENIAVVSVRMKISGSYDGTLANGDFRFTRIWAKRKDSWQVISAHSSLIA, from the coding sequence ATGAGTAGCACGCTTGAAAACCAAATCTATCAAGCTGAAGAGCAGTTAAGGCTTGCAATGCTCCATTCTGATATCGCTATGTTGGATGCGCTTTTATCGCCAGAGCTTATTTTTACAAATCATCTTGGGCAACGGTTAGGAAAACACGATGACCTGGCGGCTCACAAGTCGGGTCTGGTTAAAATTAATGAAGTTGATTGTTCTGAACAACAAATCTTGACGTCAGAAAATATCGCGGTGGTTTCAGTGCGGATGAAAATATCGGGAAGCTATGACGGAACGCTTGCCAATGGTGATTTTCGGTTTACTCGAATTTGGGCAAAAAGAAAGGATAGCTGGCAAGTGATTTCGGCTCATTCGAGTCTTATTGCGTGA
- a CDS encoding potassium channel family protein, producing the protein MDRKKRPFKSDVQQRAVRQLLISITVIIFLLVIGTEGYRWIEDMDFINALYMAVITLSTVGFGEIKTLSPEGRLFTIGLIVGGGGLAAYTLSTIISYLFSGEWRAHWEYQKQKRMFETLSDHYIICGYGRVGKHVASELEAEGHSFVIIDPDEERDNDISEHGYLCLKGDASDESVLYAAGIESARGVIVAANSDAVNVFIVLTARSIRPDILIVSRANYEESEVKLLRAGANRVMLPYRLAGRRMVTMLVRPDIDDFLDEVSDVSGLELLLEKVVIPADSLLVGKTLSEVQLHERTGVTILACKSPTGALNKIPSSSYKISANTQLIALGTREQLLSLMKLTQTKPEKKS; encoded by the coding sequence ATGGATAGAAAGAAGAGGCCTTTTAAATCGGATGTGCAACAACGCGCGGTACGACAGTTGCTCATTTCTATTACCGTCATCATTTTTTTATTAGTCATTGGAACAGAGGGCTACCGATGGATAGAAGACATGGATTTTATCAATGCTCTCTACATGGCGGTGATTACGTTGAGCACGGTTGGTTTTGGAGAAATCAAAACGCTTTCGCCGGAAGGCCGCCTTTTTACCATCGGGCTGATCGTTGGTGGCGGCGGATTGGCAGCCTACACCTTGAGCACGATTATCAGCTATTTATTTTCAGGCGAGTGGCGAGCGCATTGGGAATATCAGAAACAAAAAAGAATGTTTGAGACACTTTCAGATCATTATATTATTTGCGGCTATGGCCGTGTGGGCAAGCATGTGGCCAGCGAGCTTGAAGCTGAGGGACATTCGTTCGTGATCATCGATCCTGATGAAGAAAGAGATAACGACATTAGCGAGCATGGCTACCTTTGCTTAAAAGGAGACGCTTCAGATGAATCTGTTTTATATGCAGCCGGAATTGAAAGCGCGCGCGGCGTTATTGTGGCCGCCAATTCCGACGCCGTCAATGTATTTATTGTGCTTACAGCCAGAAGCATCCGGCCTGACATTTTAATTGTCTCCAGAGCCAATTATGAGGAATCGGAGGTCAAACTTTTGCGTGCCGGCGCTAACCGCGTCATGTTGCCTTACCGCTTGGCTGGACGGCGTATGGTCACCATGTTGGTTCGCCCAGATATCGACGATTTCTTGGATGAAGTCTCCGATGTTAGCGGACTTGAACTTTTGCTTGAAAAAGTTGTTATTCCAGCAGATTCGTTGTTGGTTGGAAAAACACTCAGCGAAGTGCAATTACACGAACGAACCGGTGTCACAATTTTGGCTTGCAAATCTCCTACGGGAGCGTTAAATAAGATCCCAAGCTCAAGTTATAAAATCAGTGCAAATACGCAGCTCATTGCCTTGGGCACACGAGAGCAACTGCTATCGCTGATGAAGCTCACACAAACAAAACCTGAGAAGAAATCGTAA
- the purN gene encoding phosphoribosylglycinamide formyltransferase, whose product MNPEKKRIAVFCSGEGTNFKALVKSVSEKELNAEIVLCLSNRSNCGAMKFARENGIEAQHLSENQFESHEAFSDAMLDELKSRGVEIVCLAGYLKKVPKKVVEAYPKRMLNIHPALLPKFGGEGMYGINVHRAVIAAGEVESGATVHFVDEEYDSGANLIQEIVPVQKDDTPESLAKAVLCIEHQIYPTALQLLLKMIEEEESVSSESK is encoded by the coding sequence ATGAATCCTGAAAAAAAACGAATTGCGGTCTTTTGCTCCGGTGAAGGTACGAACTTTAAAGCATTGGTTAAAAGTGTTTCAGAGAAAGAATTAAACGCTGAAATTGTGCTTTGTCTTTCGAATCGATCAAACTGCGGCGCCATGAAGTTTGCGCGTGAAAACGGTATTGAGGCGCAGCATTTGTCCGAAAATCAATTTGAGAGCCACGAGGCGTTCTCGGATGCCATGCTGGACGAGCTGAAAAGCCGCGGCGTCGAGATTGTTTGTCTGGCCGGTTATTTAAAGAAAGTGCCAAAAAAAGTGGTGGAAGCCTATCCAAAACGAATGCTGAATATTCATCCGGCGCTCTTGCCGAAGTTTGGCGGCGAAGGCATGTATGGCATCAACGTGCATCGTGCGGTGATCGCAGCGGGCGAGGTGGAATCCGGCGCGACGGTGCATTTTGTGGATGAGGAATACGATTCCGGCGCAAATTTAATTCAAGAAATTGTGCCCGTTCAAAAAGATGACACGCCCGAAAGCCTTGCCAAAGCAGTGCTTTGCATCGAACATCAAATTTATCCAACCGCTTTGCAATTGCTTTTGAAGATGATCGAAGAAGAGGAATCGGTTTCATCCGAGTCGAAATGA
- the gyrB gene encoding DNA topoisomerase (ATP-hydrolyzing) subunit B → MSEEVKEIEKSLEYGASNIQVLDGIEHVRRRPAMYIGDVGVRGLHHLVYEIVDNSVDEALGGYNDYIFVQIKSNGSILVRDKGRGIPTDIHPQKNTSALQLVMTVIGAGGKFDKGAYKVSGGLHGVGASVVNALSEWCEVEVYREGKIFFQGYEKGIPKAPVSVIGTTSENGTKTTFLPDESIFKNREFRYDTLADRMRELAYLNKNLTIVIEDERDGRRDEFHFKGGIQEFVTFMDSTRLKLIKEPIYFEGEKDGTVVEIAFQYNDSYQENAFSYVNNINTHEGGTHVTGFRKALTRTLNYYGQKNDLFKNLKISLTGEDFREGLTAILSVKVPEPQFEGQTKTKLGNSETQSIVESIVNEKLAEYIEQHPNEVKIILEKVVSAAIARDAARKAKDLTRRKSALESSSLPGKLADCSINDPEHCELYIVEGDSAGGSAKQGRDRRFQAILPLKGKILNVEKARLNKMLENEEIRTLIMALGTSIGEDEFDASRLRYGKIILMTDADVDGAHIRTLLLTFFFRYMRGLVEGGRVFIAQPPLYLIKSGKQQWYAWDDDERDDILKQFEVKGKENYGIQRYKGLGEMNADQLWSTTMDPEKRTLLMVTIENAMEADKIFSTLMGDQVEPRRAFIETNAKYVRRLDV, encoded by the coding sequence ATGTCAGAAGAAGTAAAAGAGATTGAAAAGAGTCTTGAGTATGGTGCCTCGAACATTCAGGTGCTTGATGGCATCGAGCATGTGCGCCGCCGCCCAGCGATGTACATCGGAGATGTTGGGGTGCGCGGATTGCACCATTTGGTCTATGAAATAGTTGATAACTCCGTAGATGAAGCCCTTGGCGGATACAACGATTATATTTTCGTTCAGATTAAATCCAACGGCAGCATTTTAGTTCGCGACAAAGGCCGCGGGATTCCAACCGATATTCATCCGCAGAAAAACACCTCCGCGCTTCAGCTGGTGATGACCGTTATCGGCGCGGGCGGAAAATTCGACAAAGGCGCTTATAAAGTTTCTGGCGGCTTGCACGGCGTGGGCGCGTCGGTGGTCAATGCGCTTTCGGAGTGGTGCGAAGTCGAAGTGTATCGCGAGGGAAAAATCTTCTTTCAAGGCTATGAAAAAGGCATTCCAAAAGCGCCCGTTTCGGTAATCGGAACAACTTCAGAAAACGGTACAAAAACGACTTTTTTGCCAGACGAAAGCATCTTCAAAAACCGAGAGTTTCGCTACGACACGCTCGCCGACCGGATGCGCGAACTGGCCTATCTCAATAAAAACTTGACCATCGTTATCGAAGATGAGCGCGATGGCCGGCGCGACGAATTTCATTTTAAAGGGGGCATTCAAGAGTTTGTCACTTTTATGGATTCCACTCGCCTGAAATTGATTAAAGAACCGATCTATTTCGAAGGCGAAAAAGACGGGACCGTGGTAGAAATCGCGTTTCAATACAACGATTCCTATCAGGAAAATGCGTTTAGCTACGTGAATAATATCAATACGCATGAAGGCGGCACGCATGTCACGGGCTTTCGCAAAGCGCTTACCCGCACGCTCAACTACTATGGGCAAAAAAATGATCTTTTCAAGAATTTGAAAATTAGCCTCACGGGCGAAGATTTTCGCGAAGGGCTCACGGCCATTCTTTCCGTCAAAGTGCCCGAGCCGCAATTTGAAGGCCAAACCAAAACCAAGCTTGGCAACTCGGAAACCCAGAGCATTGTTGAAAGCATCGTCAATGAAAAATTGGCTGAATATATCGAGCAGCATCCAAATGAAGTCAAAATCATTCTCGAGAAAGTCGTTAGCGCCGCCATTGCCCGCGATGCGGCACGGAAAGCCAAAGATTTGACTCGACGCAAATCGGCGCTCGAAAGCTCTTCGCTACCTGGCAAACTGGCCGATTGCTCCATCAACGATCCGGAACACTGCGAACTCTACATTGTGGAAGGCGATTCTGCGGGCGGCAGCGCCAAACAAGGCCGCGACCGCCGGTTTCAAGCCATTTTGCCGCTCAAAGGAAAAATTCTGAACGTTGAAAAAGCGCGCCTCAATAAAATGCTTGAAAACGAGGAAATCCGCACGCTCATTATGGCACTTGGCACCAGCATCGGCGAAGATGAATTCGATGCGTCAAGACTGCGCTACGGCAAGATTATTTTAATGACCGACGCCGATGTGGACGGCGCGCATATTCGCACGCTTCTCCTCACGTTCTTCTTTCGCTACATGCGCGGATTGGTTGAAGGAGGCCGAGTCTTTATCGCCCAGCCGCCGCTGTATTTGATCAAAAGCGGAAAGCAGCAATGGTACGCCTGGGATGATGACGAACGCGACGACATCCTTAAGCAATTTGAAGTCAAAGGCAAGGAAAATTATGGCATTCAGCGCTACAAAGGATTGGGCGAAATGAACGCTGATCAACTTTGGAGCACCACCATGGATCCTGAAAAAAGAACCTTGCTGATGGTCACCATCGAAAACGCGATGGAAGCCGATAAAATCTTTTCCACACTGATGGGCGATCAGGTTGAGCCGCGCCGTGCTTTTATTGAAACTAACGCAAAATATGTCCGCCGCCTGGACGTTTAA
- the purH gene encoding bifunctional phosphoribosylaminoimidazolecarboxamide formyltransferase/IMP cyclohydrolase has translation MAERKIKRALISVSDKTGIIDFAKSLAEFGVEIFSTGGTLKKLIEAGIAAKSISEITKFPEIMDGRVKTLHPAIHGGLLAVRGNSDHEKQAAENNINFIDLVAVNLYPFEATVAKPDVTFADAIENIDIGGPSMLRSAAKNHKSVTVITDAADYQCVLEEMRANDGATTEATRLYLAKKVFALTARYDGAISNYLEKISQTDESVLPNHLSVSLTKEIDMRYGENPHQKAGFYAMKVGEQNLSFDEFFEKLHGKSLSYNNLLDISAAAGLIEEFRGAEPTVAIFKHTNPCGVAQADSLETAYRKAFSTDTQAPFGGIIAVNRPLDMATAKAINEIFTEIVIAPEFEEGVLEYLMKKKDRRLIRQLKALPSSALEFRSTVCGLLVQDKDAKTATKEELKVVTKRQPTEAELEDLLFAWKICKHVKSNTIVYAKDMQTVGVGAGQMSRVDSSRIARWKAGEVNLELKNSVVASDAFFPFADGLIAAAEAGASAVIQPGGSIRDEEVIAAADERNIAMVFTGTRHFRH, from the coding sequence ATGGCGGAAAGAAAAATAAAAAGAGCGCTTATTTCAGTATCCGATAAGACGGGTATTATTGATTTTGCGAAATCTTTGGCCGAGTTTGGCGTTGAAATTTTTTCAACCGGCGGCACACTAAAGAAATTAATCGAAGCGGGCATCGCGGCGAAATCGATTTCCGAAATCACCAAATTCCCGGAAATTATGGATGGCCGTGTTAAAACCTTGCATCCGGCGATTCACGGCGGACTTTTGGCCGTTCGCGGCAACTCCGACCACGAAAAACAAGCGGCTGAAAATAACATTAATTTCATTGACCTTGTCGCGGTGAATTTATATCCGTTCGAAGCTACGGTCGCAAAACCCGACGTGACCTTTGCCGATGCAATTGAAAATATCGATATTGGCGGCCCATCGATGCTTCGCAGCGCAGCAAAAAACCACAAATCCGTGACGGTCATCACCGACGCAGCGGATTACCAATGCGTGCTTGAGGAAATGCGTGCCAACGACGGCGCCACCACCGAAGCCACCCGCCTTTATTTAGCCAAAAAAGTTTTTGCGCTCACCGCTCGCTACGATGGCGCTATTTCCAACTATCTTGAAAAAATCTCCCAAACCGACGAGTCGGTGCTGCCAAACCATTTGTCCGTTTCGCTCACCAAAGAAATCGACATGCGCTATGGCGAAAATCCGCACCAAAAAGCTGGATTTTACGCGATGAAAGTTGGCGAGCAAAACTTGAGCTTCGACGAGTTTTTTGAGAAACTTCATGGCAAATCGCTTTCCTACAACAACTTGCTCGATATTTCCGCCGCCGCTGGTTTGATTGAGGAATTTCGCGGCGCTGAACCAACTGTTGCCATTTTCAAACACACAAATCCTTGCGGCGTCGCTCAAGCCGACTCGCTGGAAACTGCGTACCGCAAAGCGTTTTCAACCGACACACAAGCGCCGTTCGGCGGCATCATTGCCGTCAATCGACCGCTCGACATGGCGACGGCAAAAGCCATCAACGAAATCTTTACGGAAATTGTGATTGCACCGGAATTTGAAGAAGGCGTGCTTGAGTATTTGATGAAGAAAAAAGATCGCCGCTTGATTCGCCAGCTCAAAGCATTGCCAAGCAGCGCGTTGGAATTCCGCTCTACGGTTTGCGGCCTTTTGGTTCAGGATAAAGACGCAAAAACCGCGACCAAAGAGGAGCTGAAAGTTGTTACCAAACGCCAACCAACAGAGGCGGAGCTTGAAGATTTGCTTTTTGCTTGGAAAATTTGCAAACACGTGAAATCCAACACGATCGTGTATGCAAAAGACATGCAGACGGTGGGTGTAGGCGCGGGGCAAATGTCGCGCGTGGATTCATCCAGAATTGCTCGCTGGAAAGCCGGCGAAGTCAATCTTGAATTGAAAAATTCGGTTGTCGCATCCGACGCATTTTTCCCGTTTGCGGACGGCTTAATCGCCGCTGCCGAAGCGGGCGCGTCCGCCGTGATTCAGCCGGGCGGCTCGATTCGCGACGAGGAAGTCATCGCCGCCGCCGACGAACGAAACATCGCGATGGTCTTTACCGGCACTCGCCATTTCCGCCACTAA
- a CDS encoding radical SAM protein, with product MLKVNEIFHSIQGESSKAGWPCVFIRLSGCDLRCSYCDTGYAFFDGKEFSQEEILEQVAFYKTRLVEITGGEPLLQPNVYPLMTALCEAGYEVLLETGGHHDVEKVDPRVYKIIDIKTPSSEMSEWNCYRNLELSIAEAKSGVLKTEFKIVLSSEGDYRWAKNLIERYDLARFVPVIFSAAFGALHPRQIAEWILADHLPVRLQLQLHKYIWPADMRGV from the coding sequence GTGCTAAAAGTCAATGAAATTTTTCACTCCATTCAAGGCGAATCGTCCAAAGCCGGTTGGCCGTGCGTATTTATTCGCCTGAGCGGCTGCGATTTGCGCTGTTCCTACTGCGACACGGGATACGCTTTTTTTGATGGCAAAGAATTCAGCCAAGAGGAGATTTTGGAGCAAGTCGCCTTTTATAAAACGCGCTTGGTAGAAATTACGGGCGGCGAACCGCTTTTGCAGCCAAATGTCTATCCGCTCATGACGGCGCTTTGCGAGGCGGGCTATGAGGTGTTGCTTGAAACGGGCGGTCATCACGATGTGGAAAAAGTAGATCCGCGTGTGTATAAAATCATCGATATCAAAACGCCAAGCTCCGAAATGAGTGAATGGAATTGTTATCGAAATCTTGAACTGAGCATTGCGGAGGCAAAATCGGGCGTATTGAAAACCGAGTTCAAAATAGTGCTTAGCAGCGAGGGCGATTACCGTTGGGCAAAAAATTTGATCGAACGCTACGACCTGGCGCGTTTTGTGCCAGTCATTTTTTCAGCGGCTTTTGGCGCGCTGCATCCAAGGCAAATTGCCGAATGGATTTTGGCCGATCATTTGCCTGTGCGATTGCAGCTGCAACTTCATAAATACATTTGGCCAGCCGATATGCGCGGCGTTTAA
- a CDS encoding acetyl-CoA carboxylase carboxyltransferase subunit alpha, with translation MMAKVILDFEKPLVELEEKLNEMRRYLVSGEEKNGEISSELSREILTLEQKVEDLRLSIYRNLTRWQRVQLARHPERPYTLDYIYMMTSDFAEMSGDRLFGDDKAIVGGFAKLTDDEQRFSKTVMIIGHQKGRDTKSNLYRNFGMAQPEGYRKALRLMKLAEKFKKPIITLIDTPGAFPGIEAEERGQAEAIAKNLFEMARLKVPIICVIIGEGASGGAIGIGVGDRILMLENAWYSVISPESCSSILWRSWNFKEQAAEALKLTASDLIEHGVIDRVIAEPIGGAHRNPEQSAKTLKQILIQELNPLLKMAPSELVQERIEKFSKMGSWHEDSPAR, from the coding sequence ATCATGGCAAAAGTCATTTTGGATTTTGAAAAGCCGTTGGTTGAGCTTGAGGAAAAGCTGAACGAAATGCGGCGCTATTTGGTAAGTGGAGAAGAGAAAAATGGTGAAATTAGCAGTGAGCTGAGCCGCGAAATTCTAACTTTGGAGCAAAAAGTGGAAGATTTGCGCTTGTCGATCTACCGGAATCTGACTCGCTGGCAGCGAGTGCAGCTGGCTCGCCATCCCGAACGGCCATACACGCTCGATTATATTTACATGATGACAAGCGATTTTGCCGAGATGTCCGGCGATCGATTGTTCGGCGACGACAAAGCCATTGTTGGCGGATTTGCCAAATTAACGGATGATGAGCAGCGTTTTTCGAAAACGGTCATGATCATCGGCCATCAAAAAGGCCGCGACACAAAGTCCAATCTTTATCGCAATTTCGGCATGGCGCAGCCCGAAGGCTATCGCAAAGCCTTGCGCCTGATGAAACTCGCGGAAAAATTCAAAAAACCCATCATTACTTTAATCGATACGCCCGGCGCTTTTCCTGGCATTGAAGCCGAGGAACGCGGTCAAGCCGAAGCCATTGCCAAAAACCTGTTTGAAATGGCGCGCCTGAAAGTTCCAATTATTTGCGTCATTATCGGTGAAGGCGCAAGTGGTGGCGCAATTGGGATCGGTGTGGGAGATCGAATTTTGATGCTTGAGAATGCTTGGTATTCCGTTATTTCTCCTGAGAGCTGTTCCTCTATTTTGTGGAGAAGCTGGAATTTTAAAGAACAAGCGGCTGAGGCGCTGAAGCTAACCGCCTCAGACCTGATAGAACATGGCGTGATTGATCGCGTTATCGCTGAGCCCATTGGCGGCGCGCATCGCAATCCTGAACAGTCCGCCAAAACATTAAAGCAAATTCTCATCCAAGAGCTGAATCCTTTGTTGAAAATGGCCCCGAGCGAATTGGTTCAAGAACGAATCGAGAAGTTTTCTAAGATGGGAAGTTGGCACGAGGATTCGCCGGCAAGATAA
- a CDS encoding acyl-CoA thioesterase, with protein sequence MEQKVFSHTLRVKYADTDKMQFVYYGRYFEYFEAARNEMLREIGFEYKLLETLGVMLPVVAAHADYFSPAYYDDLLLIESRIQKLENVRLSISYELFEKGARKKLVQGYTTHAFINQNGRPTRPPKELLQKLESAR encoded by the coding sequence ATGGAGCAAAAAGTTTTTTCACACACTTTGCGTGTCAAATATGCCGACACCGACAAAATGCAATTCGTCTATTACGGGCGGTATTTCGAATATTTTGAAGCGGCGCGAAACGAGATGCTTCGCGAAATTGGATTTGAGTATAAATTGCTTGAGACGCTTGGTGTGATGCTGCCAGTAGTGGCAGCACATGCTGATTATTTTTCACCTGCCTACTACGACGATTTGCTGTTGATTGAATCGCGCATTCAAAAGCTTGAGAATGTTCGGCTGAGCATCTCTTATGAGCTTTTTGAAAAAGGTGCTCGTAAAAAATTGGTTCAGGGTTATACCACGCACGCGTTCATCAATCAAAATGGCCGCCCGACAAGGCCTCCAAAAGAACTTCTGCAAAAGCTGGAAAGTGCACGCTAA
- a CDS encoding dodecin: MPHIYKKIELTGSSSVSIEDAVKSAVAKAAKTVRNMRWFEVIETRGYIENNEVAYWQVTIKIGFTLEESDPV, encoded by the coding sequence ATGCCACATATTTATAAGAAAATCGAACTCACCGGCTCCTCTTCTGTTAGCATTGAAGATGCCGTAAAAAGCGCCGTTGCAAAAGCAGCCAAAACCGTTCGCAACATGAGATGGTTTGAAGTAATTGAAACACGCGGCTACATCGAAAACAACGAAGTTGCTTATTGGCAAGTCACCATTAAAATCGGCTTTACGCTTGAAGAGAGCGACCCCGTATAA
- a CDS encoding alkaline phosphatase family protein, with protein sequence MRKSVLFTALRFTFLLTFLVCQSFLLPKFLVAQTDQPKQKPKLILTIVIDQFRYDYLDRFEDMFLPVGKHSGGFRKLRKQGAFMEKCFYDHSATNTGPGHATILTGMYPSHSGIVTNKWRERESGELIYCVSDEKASPVGKASSKSAGKRSPANLLVNTVGDRLKISHPQSKIISVALKDRAAILLGGHKPNAAYWFDAGSGKWISSSYYFPQQQLPKWLVDFNDKNIAESYLGKEWRKLLPDKFYPMADDVYGEGFIPGEQQRTFPHTIHDLSKIKDPRLRNSNRFDALLVSPYGHAMTTAIAKEIIENEALGQDSATDVLAVSYSSLDYCGHTFGPMSQEVQDVVIRLDRQLDDLLGFVDKKIGLENCVVVLTADHGVSPLPEFMDNGKRLREEDVLDSLKFLVESRYPNLIEYFSGNEIYLNTKLIEEKEWFPAEMEDFVAKNAEKLSFVAHAFTRAELILGNSEQFGRMASHSFNKQRSGDVYLIYKPYMIFAGQTGTTHGSPYDYDSHVPLFFFGKKIRPGAYTEKCTPADIAPTLHHILRLSNEVHPPYDGRVLNEVLSQ encoded by the coding sequence ATGAGAAAATCAGTACTGTTCACAGCTCTACGTTTTACCTTTCTCCTCACATTTTTAGTTTGTCAGTCGTTTCTCCTTCCAAAATTTCTCGTCGCCCAAACTGATCAGCCAAAACAAAAACCAAAGCTTATTCTCACCATTGTCATTGACCAGTTTCGGTACGATTATCTCGATCGGTTTGAAGACATGTTTTTGCCCGTTGGGAAACATTCTGGAGGATTTCGCAAGTTGCGCAAACAAGGCGCATTTATGGAAAAGTGCTTCTACGATCACAGCGCAACAAACACGGGCCCAGGGCACGCCACCATTTTAACTGGCATGTATCCGTCGCATAGTGGCATTGTCACAAATAAATGGCGGGAACGCGAAAGCGGCGAGCTTATTTATTGCGTCTCTGATGAAAAAGCATCGCCGGTTGGAAAGGCAAGTAGCAAAAGCGCAGGAAAAAGATCGCCGGCAAATCTTTTGGTCAACACGGTTGGCGATCGGCTAAAGATTTCTCATCCTCAGAGCAAAATTATTTCTGTTGCGCTCAAAGATCGCGCCGCTATTTTGCTTGGCGGCCACAAACCCAATGCCGCTTACTGGTTCGATGCTGGCAGCGGAAAATGGATTTCAAGTTCTTATTATTTCCCTCAGCAGCAACTGCCAAAATGGCTTGTCGATTTCAACGATAAAAACATTGCAGAAAGCTACTTGGGAAAAGAATGGCGAAAGCTTTTGCCCGATAAATTCTATCCAATGGCCGATGATGTTTATGGCGAAGGCTTCATTCCAGGCGAACAGCAACGAACTTTTCCGCATACAATTCACGATTTGTCGAAAATTAAAGACCCACGCCTTCGCAATTCCAACCGCTTCGATGCGCTTTTGGTTAGCCCGTATGGCCATGCGATGACAACAGCAATCGCAAAAGAAATCATTGAAAATGAAGCGCTTGGCCAAGACTCCGCCACCGATGTTCTTGCGGTTTCGTATTCTTCGCTCGACTATTGCGGCCACACTTTTGGGCCGATGAGCCAAGAAGTTCAAGACGTGGTGATTCGCCTCGATCGGCAGCTCGATGACTTGCTGGGCTTTGTTGATAAAAAAATTGGCCTTGAAAATTGTGTCGTGGTGCTCACTGCAGATCATGGCGTATCTCCGCTTCCAGAATTTATGGACAACGGCAAGCGACTTCGCGAAGAGGATGTGTTGGATTCGCTCAAGTTTTTGGTTGAAAGCCGCTACCCCAACTTGATTGAATATTTCTCAGGCAATGAGATTTATTTGAATACCAAGCTTATCGAAGAAAAAGAATGGTTTCCGGCAGAAATGGAAGATTTCGTTGCCAAAAATGCTGAAAAGCTCAGTTTTGTGGCGCACGCCTTTACCAGAGCAGAACTTATTCTTGGAAACTCTGAGCAGTTTGGACGAATGGCCTCGCACTCTTTCAACAAACAGCGCAGCGGCGATGTGTACTTAATCTATAAACCTTACATGATTTTTGCCGGCCAAACAGGCACAACACACGGCTCACCTTACGATTACGATTCGCACGTGCCGCTATTTTTCTTTGGCAAAAAGATCAGGCCTGGCGCTTACACGGAAAAATGCACGCCGGCGGACATTGCGCCAACGCTCCACCATATTCTGCGCTTATCGAACGAAGTTCACCCGCCGTATGACGGGCGAGTTTTGAACGAAGTGCTATCGCAGTAA
- a CDS encoding LEA type 2 family protein, translated as MKPGKYFRLTLSIFLFLFFVMPLANGCKTVQKIAQQTATAKKPTISIANVEISSVSFVGIDFVFDIKIQNPNSFGVTLSSFDYNFLINQHSFVNGKQEDPLTVAANATSNVQLPLTIQYLDLYAVFSSLKNSRTAAYQLTAGFYFDLPVLGTVRIPAEKSGSFSLK; from the coding sequence ATGAAACCTGGCAAATACTTTCGCCTAACACTATCAATTTTTCTCTTCCTATTTTTTGTAATGCCCCTGGCAAATGGCTGCAAAACGGTTCAGAAAATCGCTCAGCAAACCGCAACTGCTAAAAAGCCGACCATCAGTATCGCAAATGTAGAAATTTCAAGTGTCTCGTTTGTAGGCATAGATTTCGTGTTCGATATCAAAATCCAAAATCCGAACAGCTTTGGGGTTACGCTTAGCAGTTTTGATTATAATTTTCTCATCAACCAGCATTCATTTGTAAATGGCAAGCAAGAAGACCCTTTAACCGTCGCGGCAAACGCCACATCGAATGTACAGCTCCCCTTAACCATTCAATATCTTGATCTGTACGCCGTTTTTTCGAGCTTGAAAAATAGTCGCACCGCCGCTTATCAGCTCACAGCCGGATTTTATTTTGACTTACCCGTTTTAGGCACGGTTAGAATTCCTGCAGAAAAATCAGGAAGTTTTAGTTTGAAATAA